One genomic window of Haloferax mediterranei ATCC 33500 includes the following:
- a CDS encoding electron transfer flavoprotein subunit beta/FixA family protein: protein MKVLVTVKEVAEVEEDFQLDGLRVAEQYLDYDLNEWDEYAVEAAVQIAEENDDVEVVSATIGPERSEETIRMALAKGVDRAIRVWDDALEDVDLLDVGAKTRLLSAVVEEEEPDLVLTGVQANDDSFGATGVSLASAIDFEWAAVVNDLDLDIDGAVANVRRELEGGVEELTEVDLPAVLTIQTGINEPRYASLRGIRQAQSKEIKPMALSDLGLDGAALESDLVLTDMYEPETESEATYFEGGAGEQAAELATVLREKGVGAQ, encoded by the coding sequence ATGAAAGTTCTCGTAACCGTCAAAGAAGTGGCCGAGGTGGAAGAGGACTTCCAACTCGATGGCCTCCGCGTGGCAGAACAGTACCTCGATTACGACCTCAACGAGTGGGACGAGTACGCGGTCGAAGCGGCCGTCCAAATCGCCGAGGAGAACGACGACGTCGAAGTCGTCAGTGCGACAATCGGTCCCGAACGCTCCGAAGAGACCATCCGCATGGCGCTCGCCAAAGGCGTCGACCGCGCCATCCGCGTGTGGGACGACGCACTCGAAGACGTAGACCTTCTCGACGTAGGCGCAAAGACGCGACTCCTCTCGGCAGTCGTCGAAGAAGAAGAACCCGACCTCGTCCTCACGGGCGTGCAGGCAAACGACGATAGCTTCGGTGCGACCGGCGTCTCGCTGGCGTCCGCAATCGACTTCGAATGGGCCGCGGTCGTCAACGACCTCGACCTGGATATCGACGGTGCCGTTGCTAACGTCCGCCGCGAACTCGAAGGTGGCGTCGAAGAACTCACTGAAGTCGACCTCCCCGCCGTGCTCACCATCCAGACCGGTATCAACGAACCCCGCTACGCGAGTCTGCGCGGGATTCGTCAGGCACAGTCCAAGGAAATCAAGCCGATGGCGCTTTCGGACCTCGGACTCGACGGGGCGGCCCTCGAATCCGACCTCGTGTTGACCGACATGTACGAACCGGAGACCGAATCTGAGGCGACGTACTTCGAAGGTGGTGCCGGGGAGCAAGCCGCCGAACTTGCGACTGTGCTCCGCGAGAAGGGGGTGGGTGCCCAATGA
- a CDS encoding DUF7094 domain-containing protein: MKALPLVIAILLVASPALGAVGPDAVSDQQSVFDTASPAQAQAQQVPNETIRVLDIPESNLVQATVESQHVDLGPSLDLAALRAGGQIQTGTSIERIESASDDSIRQQLIIDELSRIEQRAIALQSTQRTVIERFNQDQITARELLVELARIDAEARSLNERRVELRTLASNTPDFSIDSGRLAGLERELDTFTGPVRKHAVAVMTGGAEPTRFSVRTSETGVVLSVVADGKYIREAYRSDLRDRDQSTVMYEEALGIVADNYPTVYSSRSAQNGTNVISAGNSHRVRINYNGGQLSAYVDAGSGEVFKESQARPLRTVTSGTPKTEVKDGLSLTAYQTYPGGPLRIQLNETETDDPVDANVTIGLEASQESTLLGHTGTDGTIWTVSPSGPFTITVIKGNSAVVLTSSPTPIPGLETNTTDQSNSTPDEQLTATPEGPPGV; the protein is encoded by the coding sequence ATGAAGGCCCTTCCGCTCGTCATCGCCATCCTCTTGGTGGCGTCGCCTGCTCTCGGCGCGGTCGGTCCCGACGCTGTCTCGGACCAGCAATCGGTCTTTGATACGGCGTCTCCGGCCCAGGCCCAGGCCCAGCAGGTGCCGAACGAGACGATTCGCGTGCTCGACATCCCCGAGTCGAATCTAGTGCAAGCGACGGTCGAATCACAACATGTCGACCTCGGCCCCTCGCTCGACCTCGCTGCGCTTAGAGCCGGTGGACAGATACAGACCGGCACATCTATCGAGCGAATCGAATCGGCGAGCGACGACAGCATCCGCCAACAGCTGATTATCGATGAACTGAGCCGCATCGAGCAACGTGCAATCGCGCTTCAGAGCACACAGCGGACCGTTATCGAGCGGTTCAACCAGGACCAAATCACGGCCCGTGAACTCCTCGTCGAACTCGCCCGCATCGACGCCGAGGCGCGAAGTCTCAACGAGCGCCGCGTCGAACTTCGTACTCTCGCATCCAACACGCCGGACTTCTCTATCGACTCCGGACGCCTCGCGGGGTTAGAGCGCGAACTCGATACGTTCACCGGCCCCGTCCGAAAGCACGCAGTCGCTGTCATGACCGGCGGGGCCGAGCCGACGCGCTTCTCCGTGCGGACGAGTGAGACCGGCGTCGTCCTCAGTGTCGTCGCAGATGGTAAGTACATCCGCGAGGCCTACCGCTCTGACCTTCGCGACCGCGACCAGAGTACGGTCATGTACGAGGAGGCGCTCGGTATCGTCGCAGATAACTATCCGACGGTCTATTCGAGCAGGTCCGCCCAGAACGGGACAAACGTCATCAGCGCTGGTAACAGTCACCGCGTGCGTATCAATTACAACGGCGGACAACTGTCCGCGTATGTCGACGCCGGAAGCGGAGAAGTGTTCAAGGAGTCGCAAGCGCGGCCACTCAGAACGGTCACTTCGGGAACGCCAAAAACCGAGGTCAAAGACGGGCTTTCGCTCACCGCCTATCAGACCTATCCCGGTGGCCCGCTTCGAATTCAGTTGAACGAAACTGAGACGGATGACCCCGTCGACGCGAACGTAACCATTGGACTCGAAGCCAGCCAAGAAAGCACACTACTCGGGCACACTGGCACCGACGGAACCATCTGGACTGTCTCACCGTCGGGACCGTTCACGATTACCGTCATCAAGGGTAACTCGGCGGTCGTTCTCACCTCCTCGCCGACGCCCATCCCCGGACTCGAAACGAACACGACTGACCAGTCGAATTCGACGCCCGATGAGCAACTCACCGCGACCCCCGAAGGCCCACCCGGGGTGTAG
- a CDS encoding V-type ATP synthase subunit F: MSQEIAVIGSPDFTTGFRLAGVRKFENIPDEEKDEALDEAVIRTLEDEDVGIIVMHEHDLDHLSRNARQSVERSIEPTLVTLGGSGGASGLRDQIKRAIGIDLMDE; the protein is encoded by the coding sequence ATGAGCCAGGAAATCGCAGTTATCGGCAGTCCGGACTTCACCACGGGATTCCGACTTGCGGGCGTCCGCAAGTTCGAGAACATCCCGGACGAAGAAAAGGACGAAGCACTCGACGAGGCCGTTATACGCACGCTCGAGGACGAAGACGTCGGCATCATCGTGATGCACGAACACGACCTCGACCACCTTTCGCGTAACGCCCGCCAATCTGTCGAGCGCAGCATCGAGCCAACGCTCGTGACGCTCGGCGGTTCCGGTGGGGCGAGCGGTCTCCGCGACCAGATCAAGAGAGCAATCGGTATCGATCTGATGGACGAATAA
- a CDS encoding helix-turn-helix transcriptional regulator, translating to MRSAALIVALFIIIAGVAAPVTATGAATTDTHGANTATSLGQTTLIAQQSNLERAPKTDIVIELRNDRSANWRIVMRYDLETENETKAFREFARKYEQGSADVGLDAELFEQVSETAEAQTQRSMTIKNTTKRGYVKNDTGVLVLTFTWTNFLEETDEGLRLRDAFSARDSKTWLTSLRSNQNLSIQTPPKYAVSSTPRGLQLEDNAVVVEGPRTFDSPEQLAVSYYVPPGVGQEIPWELIGGGVVVVLIVGLLYLRRRSTTSERTPASPPESEPRNGAATEPAPAQTDEQAPEAGAEEGAESEDPDIDLDLLSDEERVELLLEQNGGRMKQANIVKETGWSDAKVSQLLSSMADEGQVEKLRLGRENLISLPDEDEETE from the coding sequence ATGCGGAGCGCCGCCCTCATCGTTGCCCTCTTCATCATCATCGCCGGTGTCGCGGCACCAGTCACGGCAACTGGCGCCGCCACCACCGACACGCACGGCGCTAACACGGCGACATCCCTTGGTCAGACAACCCTTATCGCACAACAGTCGAACCTCGAACGAGCGCCCAAGACGGATATCGTCATCGAACTCCGTAACGACCGGTCGGCGAATTGGCGCATCGTGATGCGTTACGACCTCGAGACGGAAAACGAGACGAAGGCGTTCAGAGAGTTCGCACGGAAATACGAACAGGGGTCTGCGGATGTTGGTCTCGACGCTGAACTCTTCGAACAAGTCAGTGAGACGGCCGAAGCACAGACCCAGCGGTCGATGACAATCAAGAACACGACGAAGAGAGGGTACGTCAAAAACGACACGGGCGTGCTCGTCTTGACCTTCACGTGGACGAACTTCTTAGAGGAGACTGACGAGGGGCTACGTCTCAGAGACGCGTTCTCTGCGCGCGACAGCAAGACGTGGCTCACGTCACTTCGCTCGAACCAGAATCTCAGTATTCAGACCCCTCCGAAGTACGCTGTCAGTAGTACCCCTCGCGGTCTCCAACTGGAGGATAACGCGGTGGTCGTCGAAGGGCCACGAACCTTTGACTCGCCGGAACAGTTGGCCGTGAGTTATTACGTCCCGCCAGGGGTGGGCCAAGAAATCCCGTGGGAACTCATTGGCGGAGGGGTTGTAGTCGTCCTGATAGTGGGACTGCTCTACCTTCGCCGTCGGTCCACCACCAGCGAACGAACCCCTGCGTCACCCCCCGAGTCTGAGCCACGCAACGGTGCAGCGACCGAACCAGCACCCGCGCAAACAGATGAGCAAGCACCCGAAGCCGGAGCCGAGGAGGGAGCCGAAAGCGAGGACCCGGACATCGACCTCGACCTGCTCTCCGACGAAGAGCGCGTCGAACTGCTCTTAGAGCAAAACGGCGGACGGATGAAACAGGCGAACATCGTCAAGGAAACCGGCTGGTCCGACGCGAAAGTCTCGCAACTGCTGTCGTCGATGGCCGACGAAGGACAGGTCGAAAAGCTCCGTCTCGGCCGCGAAAACCTCATCTCGCTGCCGGACGAGGACGAAGAAACGGAGTAA
- a CDS encoding type IV pilin: MFRQFQHATRGTSILVGSVLLVGLVVVVAGVVGAAAFDVAESSPTPTRPTALSLSVSGETLSITHEGGAPLDVQTLSVRISVDGESLAYQPPVPFFSARGFRPGPTGPFNAAADSRWTVGERASLELAGTNDPDITTGSSVVVRVYDDETPVAVLRATVS; encoded by the coding sequence ATGTTCCGTCAGTTCCAGCACGCGACTCGTGGGACCTCTATCCTCGTCGGAAGCGTCCTCCTCGTCGGACTCGTTGTCGTCGTTGCCGGCGTCGTCGGTGCTGCCGCCTTTGACGTCGCCGAGTCGTCGCCGACGCCGACACGACCGACAGCCCTGTCGTTGTCCGTCTCCGGAGAAACACTCTCGATAACACACGAAGGAGGCGCACCACTCGACGTCCAGACACTCAGTGTTCGTATCTCGGTCGACGGCGAGTCGCTGGCGTACCAACCGCCAGTTCCGTTCTTCTCAGCCCGGGGGTTTCGTCCGGGACCGACGGGACCGTTCAATGCGGCGGCTGATTCCCGCTGGACCGTCGGCGAGCGCGCGAGTCTCGAACTTGCGGGCACTAACGACCCCGACATCACAACTGGGTCGTCGGTTGTCGTTCGAGTGTACGACGACGAGACACCGGTCGCGGTGCTCCGGGCAACAGTTTCCTGA
- a CDS encoding V-type ATP synthase subunit C, producing the protein MSTAGGSNPEYVIARVRARRSALFGDEEYRKLVRMGPAEIARFMEESEYENEVNALGSRFSGVDLIEFALNQNLAKQFNDILDWAGGRLYDLIARYLRKFDAWNIKTIIRGIYSDTPRNEVEADLIRAGEFDDKLISRLLDASELEEIVDLLSGTIFGDGLEAAYEDYEEVGVLVPLENAVDRAFYEQLLEGLVVGEEAKQYREFLEAEIDFRNARNALRIARSGADLDPVDYFIEGGTLFRASEIAALATSPDELVSKIRDSRYGDRLSSALSDLEEADSLIGFERALDAALLEYGDSLGHVYPLSVTPIVSYILAKEREVDNIRAIARGREAGLDPDAIEEELVIL; encoded by the coding sequence ATGAGCACTGCTGGCGGCTCGAATCCCGAATACGTTATCGCTCGTGTTCGAGCGCGACGCAGTGCCCTGTTCGGAGACGAGGAGTACCGCAAACTGGTCCGTATGGGGCCGGCCGAGATTGCCCGATTCATGGAGGAGTCGGAGTACGAAAACGAGGTCAACGCATTGGGAAGTCGCTTCTCCGGTGTCGACCTCATCGAGTTCGCGCTAAACCAGAATCTGGCGAAGCAGTTCAACGACATCCTCGATTGGGCAGGTGGCCGCCTCTACGACCTCATCGCGCGGTATCTTCGGAAGTTCGACGCGTGGAACATCAAGACCATCATCCGTGGCATCTACTCCGATACGCCACGCAACGAGGTCGAAGCTGACCTCATCCGCGCAGGCGAGTTTGACGATAAACTCATCTCGCGTCTGCTTGACGCAAGCGAACTTGAGGAAATCGTCGACCTGCTCTCCGGTACCATCTTCGGCGACGGTCTCGAGGCCGCCTACGAAGACTACGAAGAGGTTGGCGTGCTCGTACCACTGGAAAACGCGGTCGACCGCGCTTTCTACGAGCAACTGCTCGAAGGCCTGGTCGTTGGTGAAGAAGCCAAGCAGTACCGCGAGTTCCTCGAAGCAGAGATAGACTTCCGAAACGCCCGCAACGCACTCCGTATCGCTCGCAGTGGTGCCGACCTCGACCCAGTCGACTACTTCATCGAGGGCGGAACGCTGTTCCGGGCGTCAGAAATTGCGGCGCTGGCGACCAGTCCGGACGAACTGGTCTCAAAAATCCGTGACAGCCGGTACGGTGACCGTCTCTCGTCGGCTCTTTCGGACCTCGAAGAGGCAGACAGCCTCATCGGCTTCGAGCGTGCCCTCGATGCGGCACTCTTGGAGTACGGTGACTCGCTCGGACACGTGTACCCGCTGTCTGTCACCCCAATCGTCTCGTACATCCTCGCCAAGGAGCGCGAGGTCGACAACATTCGGGCGATTGCCCGCGGCCGCGAGGCAGGGCTCGACCCCGATGCAATCGAGGAGGAGCTGGTCATCCTATGA
- the ahaH gene encoding ATP synthase archaeal subunit H, which translates to MPRQEVLERIKTAEQEADDIVEEAEAKREELVAEARREADEIRSEAEEEADELESERLQEGRAEIETERERILEEGEEARDELVAEAEDHIDDAVEYAIGKFEEAVNAQT; encoded by the coding sequence ATGCCGAGACAAGAGGTTCTCGAACGAATCAAAACGGCCGAGCAGGAGGCCGACGACATCGTTGAAGAGGCCGAGGCCAAACGTGAGGAGCTCGTCGCGGAGGCACGTCGCGAAGCCGATGAGATTCGCTCCGAGGCCGAAGAAGAGGCTGACGAACTCGAATCCGAGCGTCTGCAGGAGGGGCGCGCGGAGATAGAGACGGAGCGGGAACGTATCCTCGAAGAAGGTGAGGAAGCCCGTGACGAACTGGTCGCCGAGGCGGAAGACCACATCGACGACGCGGTCGAGTACGCCATCGGCAAATTCGAGGAGGCGGTGAATGCTCAGACCTGA
- a CDS encoding V-type ATP synthase subunit E, whose protein sequence is MSLDNVVEDIRDEARARAEEIRQDGQEQADDIIAAAESDAENILESRKADIEQQIEREREQALSSAKLEAKQARLGARRDVLQRVREQVENELAELEGDRREELTRSLLDAAAVEFEDEDEVSVYGRAEDADLLETILADYDGYEVAGERDCLGGVVVEGENSRVRVNNTFDSVLNTVWEDNLKEVSTRLFDDQ, encoded by the coding sequence ATGAGTTTGGATAACGTCGTTGAGGATATCCGAGACGAAGCCCGCGCACGCGCAGAGGAAATCAGGCAGGACGGCCAAGAACAGGCGGACGATATCATCGCCGCAGCCGAATCCGACGCCGAGAACATCCTCGAATCGCGTAAGGCCGACATCGAGCAGCAGATCGAACGGGAGCGCGAACAGGCGCTTTCCAGTGCGAAGCTCGAAGCCAAGCAGGCACGACTCGGCGCTCGCCGTGACGTCCTGCAGCGTGTCCGCGAGCAGGTCGAAAACGAACTCGCTGAGCTCGAAGGCGACCGTCGCGAAGAGCTCACCCGTTCGCTTCTCGACGCTGCCGCGGTTGAGTTCGAAGACGAGGACGAAGTCAGCGTCTACGGCCGTGCCGAGGACGCTGACCTGCTCGAAACCATCCTTGCCGACTACGACGGGTACGAGGTCGCTGGTGAGCGCGACTGCCTCGGTGGCGTCGTGGTCGAAGGCGAGAACTCGCGTGTTCGGGTGAACAACACCTTCGACTCGGTCCTCAACACAGTCTGGGAGGACAACCTGAAGGAAGTGAGTACGCGACTGTTCGACGACCAATGA
- a CDS encoding F0F1 ATP synthase subunit C, whose protein sequence is MIEAIEPLMTALQSEATSSPAITEGAAAALSVGIAAFAAGYAERGIGSAAMGAIAEDEGLFVNGLILTVLPETLVILALVVVFAA, encoded by the coding sequence ATGATTGAAGCAATTGAACCCCTCATGACTGCACTGCAGAGTGAAGCCACCTCCTCGCCCGCGATCACCGAAGGTGCTGCGGCGGCCCTTTCGGTCGGTATTGCCGCCTTCGCAGCCGGATACGCCGAGCGTGGTATCGGTTCCGCTGCGATGGGTGCGATCGCTGAAGACGAGGGTCTCTTCGTCAACGGGCTGATCCTTACGGTCCTCCCCGAAACCCTTGTCATCCTCGCACTGGTCGTTGTTTTCGCGGCCTAA
- a CDS encoding V-type ATP synthase subunit I encodes MLRPEQMSKVSVTGSKGVMPEVIEAVHDLRLLHVTEYDGSWQEEFGFETGTPIEGAESASDKLVTVRSLKSILGVEDSDAGRQRIVPDDALGEPLEEIRTEVNELDDRRSELENKLRAVDEEIDAMEPFVDLGIDLDLLSGYDTLQVVVGHGNRDEIERAVVDAGEINAYEIFSGERTHAIFGRPTEGASEMALTDALVGAEFATLEVPDASGSPEDHIRDLEQEKRELESKLETVESELHDIAVEEGEFLLAAEERLDIDVQKTEAPLSFATTENAFVAEGWIPTERYNTFASELKSIVGEHVDVEELERAEFSHDGHDHAREGVPEAGGTAAATDGGAVTMSNDEPPVVQNNSGAVKPFELLVQAVNRPNYYEFDPTVILFLTFPAFFGFMIGDFGYGVIYTAIGYYLYAGFESETFKSMGGMTIAAGLFTTLFGILYGEIFGFHLITQYLWEGALGLSHPPIEKGLSPATSEWALGWLTVSVVVGIFHLNVGYIFDFVEKFQLHGAKEAVLEAGSWILMLNGLWIWVFSDALGGVPPEFLFTTFASGGLLPLGFSGFSYTVGWAGLGLYLLGAAFLAMAEPAELAEFASVLSNVLSYTRLGAVLIAKASMAFAVNLLVFGVYTTGHGGEVEWHFGLGHMPHIGEMVHGHEVTNILFGGLFHSGAAGVVGGLLVLVVGHLVVLALGVTSAGLQAVRLEYVEFFGKFFEGGGREYEPFGYDRQFTTED; translated from the coding sequence ATGCTCAGACCTGAGCAAATGAGCAAGGTCTCGGTGACCGGTTCTAAGGGCGTCATGCCCGAGGTCATCGAGGCTGTCCACGACCTCCGACTGCTGCACGTCACCGAATACGACGGCTCGTGGCAGGAGGAGTTCGGATTCGAGACGGGGACGCCCATCGAGGGCGCGGAGAGCGCCTCCGACAAGCTCGTCACCGTCCGCTCGCTCAAGAGTATCCTCGGCGTCGAAGACTCCGACGCCGGCCGTCAGCGCATCGTCCCGGACGACGCGCTCGGCGAGCCGCTCGAAGAGATTCGGACCGAAGTCAACGAACTGGACGACCGTCGCTCAGAGCTAGAGAACAAGCTCAGAGCGGTGGACGAAGAAATCGACGCGATGGAGCCGTTCGTCGACCTGGGCATCGACCTCGACCTGCTTTCGGGGTACGACACGCTGCAGGTCGTCGTCGGTCATGGCAATCGCGATGAGATTGAGCGTGCCGTCGTGGACGCCGGTGAGATCAATGCGTATGAGATCTTCTCCGGTGAGCGAACCCACGCCATCTTCGGCCGCCCGACTGAGGGTGCATCCGAGATGGCGCTTACGGACGCGCTTGTTGGTGCCGAGTTCGCCACGCTCGAAGTTCCGGATGCCTCGGGAAGCCCCGAAGACCACATCCGCGACCTCGAACAAGAAAAACGCGAACTCGAATCGAAGCTCGAAACCGTCGAGTCCGAGCTTCACGACATTGCGGTCGAAGAAGGCGAGTTCCTCCTTGCAGCCGAGGAACGTCTCGACATCGACGTACAGAAGACGGAAGCACCGTTGTCCTTTGCGACGACGGAGAACGCTTTCGTCGCCGAAGGGTGGATTCCAACGGAGCGATACAACACGTTCGCCAGTGAGCTGAAATCCATCGTCGGCGAGCACGTCGACGTCGAGGAACTCGAACGCGCGGAGTTCTCCCACGACGGACACGACCACGCACGCGAAGGGGTTCCAGAGGCCGGCGGAACTGCCGCCGCCACCGACGGTGGGGCGGTCACGATGTCCAACGACGAACCACCGGTCGTCCAGAACAACAGCGGCGCAGTCAAGCCGTTCGAACTGCTCGTACAGGCGGTCAACCGACCGAACTACTACGAGTTTGACCCTACTGTTATCCTGTTCCTGACGTTCCCGGCGTTCTTCGGGTTCATGATTGGGGACTTCGGATACGGTGTTATCTACACCGCCATCGGATACTACCTCTATGCGGGGTTCGAATCCGAGACGTTCAAGAGCATGGGTGGAATGACGATTGCCGCTGGTCTCTTCACCACGCTCTTCGGCATCCTCTACGGGGAAATATTCGGGTTCCACCTCATCACCCAGTACCTGTGGGAAGGTGCGCTCGGTCTCTCGCACCCCCCAATCGAGAAGGGTCTGTCGCCGGCCACCTCTGAGTGGGCACTCGGCTGGCTCACCGTGAGCGTCGTCGTCGGTATCTTCCACCTCAACGTGGGGTACATCTTCGACTTCGTCGAGAAGTTCCAACTCCACGGTGCGAAAGAAGCCGTCCTCGAAGCCGGTTCGTGGATTCTCATGCTGAATGGCCTGTGGATTTGGGTCTTCAGCGATGCGCTCGGTGGCGTTCCCCCCGAGTTCCTGTTCACGACGTTCGCCAGTGGCGGGCTTCTCCCGCTCGGCTTCTCGGGCTTCTCGTACACTGTCGGCTGGGCCGGGCTCGGCCTCTATCTGCTCGGGGCAGCCTTCCTCGCGATGGCAGAACCAGCAGAGCTCGCCGAGTTCGCGAGCGTTCTCTCGAACGTCCTGTCGTACACTCGTCTCGGCGCTGTCCTCATCGCAAAGGCGTCGATGGCGTTCGCCGTCAACCTGCTTGTCTTCGGTGTGTACACCACCGGACACGGCGGCGAAGTGGAGTGGCACTTCGGTCTCGGCCACATGCCACACATCGGCGAGATGGTCCACGGGCACGAAGTGACTAATATCCTCTTCGGCGGGCTGTTCCACTCCGGCGCTGCTGGTGTCGTTGGTGGGCTGCTCGTTCTCGTCGTCGGTCACCTCGTCGTCCTCGCACTCGGTGTCACGAGTGCCGGTCTGCAGGCCGTCCGTCTCGAATACGTCGAGTTCTTCGGCAAATTCTTCGAGGGCGGTGGACGCGAGTACGAACCGTTCGGCTACGACCGTCAGTTCACGACCGAAGACTGA
- a CDS encoding methyltransferase domain-containing protein — translation MGVLENKARARLFYKYLSKVYDQVNPFIWNEEMRDEALEMLGIEQGDRVLDVGCGTGFGTEGLLRYTDNVHGLDQSIHQMQKAWKKFGKNDQVRFYRGDAERLPFADNSFDIIWSSGSIEYWPNPVTALEEFRRVVKPGNKVLVVGPDYPKSGVFQKLADAIMLFYDEEEADRMFEAAGFVDIEHHILQRQPGSPRAIVTIARAPDEE, via the coding sequence ATGGGAGTCCTCGAAAACAAAGCGCGGGCCCGCCTGTTCTACAAGTATCTCTCGAAGGTGTACGACCAGGTGAACCCGTTCATCTGGAACGAGGAGATGCGCGACGAGGCGCTCGAAATGCTCGGTATCGAGCAAGGAGACCGTGTCCTCGACGTCGGATGCGGAACCGGTTTCGGGACCGAAGGACTGCTCCGCTACACCGATAACGTGCATGGCCTCGACCAGAGTATCCACCAGATGCAGAAGGCGTGGAAGAAGTTCGGCAAGAACGACCAGGTCCGCTTCTACCGCGGTGACGCCGAACGCCTCCCCTTCGCCGACAACTCGTTCGACATCATCTGGTCGTCCGGGTCAATCGAGTACTGGCCGAACCCCGTCACCGCGCTAGAAGAGTTCCGTCGCGTGGTGAAACCCGGAAACAAAGTGCTCGTCGTCGGTCCCGACTACCCGAAGAGCGGCGTCTTCCAGAAACTGGCCGACGCAATCATGCTCTTCTACGACGAGGAGGAAGCCGACCGGATGTTCGAAGCCGCCGGCTTCGTCGATATCGAACACCACATCCTCCAGCGACAACCTGGAAGCCCACGTGCTATCGTGACTATCGCGCGCGCACCTGACGAAGAGTAA